CGACAAGATGGTACGGACATTATTAAATAATTCTTTCTAACAGTTTAATAATAACAGCTGGCAGTGAGCCACGCCTTCTGCCTGTCCGCATACTTATTATTGAAGTATAAATAgctgtgtgcgtgcgtgtgtatgtgagGGCTATGCTGGTCATTAGATGTTATGTGCAGGTTGCAATGAAGATTTTAAACAAGAAGGTTGCATCTAAGGAATACCTGACCAAGTTTTTACCCCGTGAGATGAGGATCCTCCAGATGGTCAGACACCCACACATTGCTGAAGTGTATGAGATAATAGAGACCGAAAGACACACTTACTTTATCATGGAGTTAGCTTGTAATGGTGACCTACTAGACTACATCAATTCTCGACACTACATACCTGAGCCAGAGGCTCGTTACATGTGTAATCAGTTACTCGAAGCAATGGAGCACTGTCACTCCCTGAACATTGCTCACAGAGACCTCAAATGTGAGAACATTCTACTTGGTCCCAATCTAGACATCAAACTTGGAGGTACTTAATACAACAACTGTGGCTTAATGAATTATGCATTTCTTTGTCCTTTAGATTTTGGTTTTGCTTTGGATCTCTCATTGGACCCAGCAAAGACCCCATGTGGATCCTACTCATATGCTGCTCCTGAACTATTCACTTCTAAAGGGGCAACTTACGATGGAAAGAAGGCTGACATCTGGAGCATGTATgtgggcacacacacacacacacacacacacacacacacacacacacacacacacacacacacacacacacacacacacacacacacacacacacacacacacacacacacacacacacacacacacacacacacacacacacacacacaccttcagTTGCCGTGCTAGCATGgtcacgcctacccagtgaaccagcacttgGACACCTGTGCGCTTCAGGCGCTAGGAAtcagcacaggcaaatcctcctggggcaggactagtaacccgcaggagacTGCACAGGTGAAgctgtgggcacccaaagtcccagcTGGACCTTCACCTGCTGTGTgagtgtgagacatggacagttggcatttacttCCCCATTTAATACCAGGTATCCACTGatgctgggtgggctgcttcctcaGTTGAtcccaggccaccaggtccacatttaaggccaggcaaacttgattaattgtttctcatccctgcctgcatccctttttaccccactgtctctaatttcattattgctgttatcatgTAATCACATGCATACGTATTTTGATGTTAAGAaagctggctatcattttacagcacagaaAATGTCACCTGCACCTCAAAacataagtactagttcttaaaaggctttagctaacctttagaGTAACAAGACGGCTTGATTTGGAGTACTTTCTTTAatatgaataatgaaaaatgacctcccgctgcatggaaatccgaatttttgtggatgagaaacaagtaatcaagtttgcctggcggcctaaacagctgggtagactgtagtaaagtttcttgctcaaggaaacgaCAACAATATTAATTTGGCGTAACCAAGCATCAAATTgggaacctttcgattaccaggccgatgctctaaccacttggctatgcacacacacacacactacaaccacacacatattatactacaatacacatgcacacactatactacactataTACGCACGCACCCACACTACACCTAtacacatattatactacatacacacactatactacaccaCATTCATGCACACACAACTTGAAATCCACTAACTCACACAGTGAAACCTGTAGCTAGTGTCAGGAACATTTGCTGTTTGAGCAGAAAGTGGGATTTTTAAAAGCTGCTACTAAATGGTCCGGGCAGCTAGATACCTAGAAAATGCTTTTGGGTGTGAAGACAGACAAAACACTTTCATGAGACTATTTTATAATATTTGTTATGAACTCTTAATTGAAAAAAACATCATGGTATTTCTGTTTCATTTGTCTGCATCAAAATACTGCAATGTAGATAAGATAGCCAAGTACTCTAACTAGAGTAAATATCACATCAGTCTGTACTTTGTAGAAATTTAGTTTCTTGTCAATTTACCACATATAGGGGAGTGATATTGTACGCAATGGTGTGTGGGCGATTACCATTTGGTGATGACAATCAAATAAAGAAGACTCAAGCCCGAGTTCTCTATTTCAACAGAAACATCTCATCAGGTAAACAACTGTTTTCAGTGTCATATGCACCTGTGTGCACTCacatacatgtgcacacactaTGCCAGCACACAAAGTGCAATTGCAGAACATACCCAACAGTCAATATGTTCAGTTCCACTACATGCATGTACAAGCATGTCATTTGTTCCATAACAACACATTGTCTATACTATAGATTCTCGGCTACTACTACATCAAATGTTGAATGTCAACGTCTCAGAGAGGATCGATATGCTAGGTATAAAGCATCATCCCTGGATGGCAGCCACCATGGCTAAGCCACAGATGCTAAACAATGGACCCAAATACACCCGGGAAAACTCTATCCCTACCCAAAGGGTATCCGAGAAGCAGCAAAAGACGCCACTGCCCCAACCTTTCCAACTAGGCACTCCCAGTATCTGTGGAAAGAGAGTTGCTGAGCCTGACAACACTCCAGGAGAGAACCCCAAGAAGCCAGGAATATCTGAGTCTGCAACAACATAAGAACACCAATCACACAACACTAACCtttttttaaaccacaaaaaatgGTCATTTACCCCATGTGCTGTGAAAGCGTGCGCGTAAGCAAACTATTTTCCATAGTT
The nucleotide sequence above comes from Dysidea avara chromosome 3, odDysAvar1.4, whole genome shotgun sequence. Encoded proteins:
- the LOC136248289 gene encoding testis-specific serine/threonine-protein kinase 3-like codes for the protein MAESGDPSEPGPSAPLVAKPDQRAIQGGRSHCVYTRMASCSLPGLESLGYSLGKTLGSGTYAKVKATWSARHDKMVAMKILNKKVASKEYLTKFLPREMRILQMVRHPHIAEVYEIIETERHTYFIMELACNGDLLDYINSRHYIPEPEARYMCNQLLEAMEHCHSLNIAHRDLKCENILLGPNLDIKLGDFGFALDLSLDPAKTPCGSYSYAAPELFTSKGATYDGKKADIWSMGVILYAMVCGRLPFGDDNQIKKTQARVLYFNRNISSDSRLLLHQMLNVNVSERIDMLGIKHHPWMAATMAKPQMLNNGPKYTRENSIPTQRVSEKQQKTPLPQPFQLGTPSICGKRVAEPDNTPGENPKKPGISESATT